The Candidatus Bathyarchaeia archaeon genome segment AAGGAGCAATCACAGCGATCTTAACCTGCTTGACGCCCTTCTTAGCCATTAATTCCTCCGCAAGCTTCCTTATCTTACTGACTTTGCCACTAACCGCGATTATCTCTAAACATTTATCTTCTTCAAGATGTATATGCGTCGTTGAAGATATTATGTCTCTGAATTTATGCTGAATACCCATTATTTTCTCTAAGAGCTTCGGCTTATCTAAGTAATATAGAACTAGCACCGCCCCAGCGACCCATCCTTCCTCTTGCATCCATTTAAAGTCACTTATAAAAGCTCTCATAGCGTCATGGATCGCTTTAGAGCGATTCCCATAACCCATGCTCTTCCAAACGCTATCAAACTCCTCTACAAGGGGTGGTGGAAGAGAAACACTAAAGCGAATAACGCCCGCTTTATTTTGCATTTAGACACCAAAACAACTTATATTTTTCTAAAGATATTAAAATTTAAATCTGTGTTACAATATAATTTTTTAGTAACATCATGGACTTGAAATAAAATGGTGCCGGCAATAAAACTCAATGATGTATCAACGGTATATGAAGGCGAGAAGAGGCCAGCTATCAGAGACATAACCCTCTCTATAGAGGAAGGCGAAATTGTTTATATTGTGGGACCGAACGCCGCTGGAAAGACGACGCTTCTTGAAACGATAAATGGGCTGCTGCCAGTTTTTAAGGGCGATGTTTTAGTTCTAGGTTTAGATGTGCGAAAATATGGGAGAAGGGTTAGATGCCAAATAGGCTATGTGCCGCAGGACTTTATGGTTGATCCTAGTGAACCGTATCGCGCTTTAGATGTTGTTTTGATGGGTAGATATGGGAAGATTGGAGTTTTGGGCAGGCTTAGTAGAGAGGATAAAGAGAGAGCTATCGAAGCTATGAGGCTATTGGGGATCGAGGATTTAGCTAATAGACCCGTTGGGAAACTCTCAGGCGGTCAGCAGCAGAAAGTTATGATTGCTAGAGCATTAGCTAAGGATCCAAGAATACTGTTGTTGGATGAACCCTTCAGTAATCTGGACCCTGAATCTAGAGGGAAGCTTTCCAAGCTTCTAATTCGCTTAAATGAAGAGAGAAATATAACGATTATAACAGTTACACATGACATACAGCAGATCGCTGGCTCGCATAATAGAACTATAATTATGGACAGTGGAAGAATTGTTGCTGATGGAGACTTAAACGATGTTTTAGAGGTTGCTGAAAAAATTATTCCTGCTAGTTTTTGGAGGGGAATATGGTGATTTGGCTCCAATACGCTATTTTCCAAAGAGCTATCATAGGCTGCATATTCGCCGGGTTGCTTACTGGCCTAATAGGCGTAATCGTTGTAAGAATGAGGCTTACGACGATAGGCTACTCTATAGCGCATAGCGCTTTCGCCGGGGCAGCCCTAGGGGTTGCGCTCTCAGCAACAGTAGACCCATTGGTGACGGCGATAGCGTTTTCCATAACCACAGCCCTCTTTATAGGTCCAGTTGCAGACAAGGCTAAGCTACCGGTCGATACTATAACCAGTATAGCGTTCTCGCTCAACATGGCTTTAGCGTTCATATTTTTGACACTTTCCCCACAGGTCGGCTTATCCAGCGAGGTTGCAAGCGTATTATGGGGGAGCATAGTAGCCATAAACAATAGAGATTTAATCTTTTTAGTTGCTTTAACGTCAACAGTTTTAGCTTTAATATACCTCTTTTGGAAAGAGCTTTTCGCGATAATGTTTGATAGGAGGATGGCTGAAGCCGATGGAATAAGCACGAAGCCATTCATTTACTTCACGATTTTTATGGTTGGAGTAGTCGTGGCGTTTTCACTGAAACTTGTTGGCGGAATACTTGTCTACGCACTGCTCTTTAACCCAGCTTCCTCAGCACTACAGTTTTCGTATGATATGAGGAAAATAATTGTTATTTCCCCTATTTTAGGGATAGTTTCATGTATATCAGGCTTCTTTTTATCCCTTATATTTGATATGCCGGTTGGCTCATGCATAGCCTTAGTCTCAACCATAATAT includes the following:
- a CDS encoding metal ABC transporter ATP-binding protein — its product is MVPAIKLNDVSTVYEGEKRPAIRDITLSIEEGEIVYIVGPNAAGKTTLLETINGLLPVFKGDVLVLGLDVRKYGRRVRCQIGYVPQDFMVDPSEPYRALDVVLMGRYGKIGVLGRLSREDKERAIEAMRLLGIEDLANRPVGKLSGGQQQKVMIARALAKDPRILLLDEPFSNLDPESRGKLSKLLIRLNEERNITIITVTHDIQQIAGSHNRTIIMDSGRIVADGDLNDVLEVAEKIIPASFWRGIW
- a CDS encoding metal ABC transporter permease; its protein translation is MVIWLQYAIFQRAIIGCIFAGLLTGLIGVIVVRMRLTTIGYSIAHSAFAGAALGVALSATVDPLVTAIAFSITTALFIGPVADKAKLPVDTITSIAFSLNMALAFIFLTLSPQVGLSSEVASVLWGSIVAINNRDLIFLVALTSTVLALIYLFWKELFAIMFDRRMAEADGISTKPFIYFTIFMVGVVVAFSLKLVGGILVYALLFNPASSALQFSYDMRKIIVISPILGIVSCISGFFLSLIFDMPVGSCIALVSTIIFAISVILSPKKKRG
- the nikR gene encoding nickel-responsive transcriptional regulator NikR — encoded protein: MQNKAGVIRFSVSLPPPLVEEFDSVWKSMGYGNRSKAIHDAMRAFISDFKWMQEEGWVAGAVLVLYYLDKPKLLEKIMGIQHKFRDIISSTTHIHLEEDKCLEIIAVSGKVSKIRKLAEELMAKKGVKQVKIAVIAP